CAAAACTGCGCCAGTTGCCCCTCTTCCACGATCATCAACGCTGCCGGGTTAATGCGGGCGCGTCCCTGCTCATAGGCCCGCTGGACGGGACGGACGATATGCTGAAACTGACAGGAGAGTAACGTTAGCTGTGCCGATGAAAGTGGCTCCCCGGCCAGCACCGTGTTACGCGCCTGCCGACAGTCATCGAGAAACACCCGCAGGGTCAGACGCGGTTCGACAAACAGGGTCAGCACGGACGCATCGTTAAAGATTCCGGAATAGTGGCGGGTAAAACTCTTCTTATCGACAATCATCAGCGCCAGCTCGCTAAAACGCATGCCATTGAGCGGATCCTGGCGTTCACCCAGCTTAATCCAGCGTCTGAGCTTATCCGCGCCAAAATTGTCTTTAAGGTAATTATTGAGCTGTGTTTTATCCGGCCACATCTGTGAGATCAGTGCGGTCAGGGTCAGTTCGATCGCACGTAGCTGTCGCTCTGCGCGCATTTGCTGGCTGTGGTCTGCCTCTTCAATCTCTGTTTTAAAATTGAGTAACGGCTGATGATGGCGCAGTTGCTCCAGCGACCTGACCACGCGCAGAGCGGCAATCAGTTGGTTCTCACTGACCTCCTGCCCGCTGTCATATTGCGGTACGCACTGCTGAAGATGACGCAGTTGCAGCGTGAACTGACTCAGTTGCGCGTCGTTAAGGTGCAAACGCCGGGCGACCTGGCTCCAGCCGCCCAGATTAAGCCGGGCCTGATCCAGGTGTTCCAGAAACCAGCGCGGGTCTTTACCGTCAGAGGCATGCACACCCAATAGCAGCAGGATCTC
The DNA window shown above is from Citrobacter farmeri and carries:
- a CDS encoding STY4199 family HEPN domain-containing protein, yielding MTISVLTTRTTFEHCLGIIRQASVEILLLLGVHASDGKDPRWFLEHLDQARLNLGGWSQVARRLHLNDAQLSQFTLQLRHLQQCVPQYDSGQEVSENQLIAALRVVRSLEQLRHHQPLLNFKTEIEEADHSQQMRAERQLRAIELTLTALISQMWPDKTQLNNYLKDNFGADKLRRWIKLGERQDPLNGMRFSELALMIVDKKSFTRHYSGIFNDASVLTLFVEPRLTLRVFLDDCRQARNTVLAGEPLSSAQLTLLSCQFQHIVRPVQRAYEQGRARINPAALMIVEEGQLAQFWEEARKKDRQAGGDAEEIGESVEPPRKRSLRTAEEREQLITGVLWGAVGLMVIAILGGGAWLVSSQPPAPAPNIKITQAEPKRELPSAREMVTQMGITWDVFNMRAAIDRNDTRVTALFLQGGMNWQVSWTETAFSRDNTDVLDLLLRYPSQMDESKPCRRFINTLGHAMSDGASLNGQRKAWLRRFCTVPAVVSRQQHDAEQAERRYRADPSADNKKWQKIQRDIYEVIR